TTTTGGATTTTACTCGGCTTATTGTTTGCAGGTGGAAAAATCATTCCAAATGCTATTAGCGGTGCTTTCTTGCTAGCTATGGGTGCTTTGACCTTATTTAAACAGGTAAAACTTGGCAAGATTGAATCGAATTCTGATGAAGAACAGGCTCTTTATGCTAAAAAATTCTCTAAAAAGGTCTTCTTGCCAGCTGTTATGCTTGCAATCGCAGCTGTTTTAATTGCCCAATTTACACCGTTTGGCGGTCAAGTTGGGATTGGATTTGCGGCCGTGTTATCGCTTGTATTAGCTATGGTCATTTTCAAAGCTTCGCCGAAACTAACCTTAAAAGAATCTGACCGCATGGTTCAACAAGTGGGAACTGTTGGTATTTTACCGCAATTGTTGGCAGCCTTAGGTGTGTTGTTTACGACAGCTGGTGTAGGTGATGTGATTGCGGACATGATTTCTGGTTTTGTACCGGAAGGAAATCGTTTCGTTGGCGTTATTGCCTATGTTTTAGGTATGGTTATCTTTACCATGATTATGGGGAATGGCTTTGCAGCCTTTACGGTTATTACAGCGGGTATTGGGGTACCTTTTGTGATTGCGCAAGGTGCAGACCCTGTTATTGCTGGTGCCTTGGCGATGACGGCTGGATTCTGTGGAACATTAATGACACCAATGGCAGCTAACTTCAATGCACTTCCAGCAGCCTTATTGGAAATGAAAAATCCAAATGGTGTTATTAAAGCTCAAATACCAATCGCCCTAGTCTTAATTGTTGTTCATATTGCCTTGATGTATTTCTGGGCATTTTAATTAAAGGAGGAAATAGACCATGAAAATTTTAGTAACAGCATTTGATCCTTTCGGAGGAGAAAAAATTAATCCAGCTCTTGAAGCGGTGAAATTATTAGCTGACGAGATTGCTGGCGCAGAAATTGTTAAATTGGAAATTCCAACTGTTTTCCATAAATCTGCTGAAACGATGCGTGAAAAAGCTTTGGAGATTAATCCAGATATGATTCTATGTGTAGGGCAAGCGGGTGGACGCTTTGCTTTAACACCTGAACGTGTGGCAATCAACCAAGATGATGCCCGCATTGAAGATAATGAAGGCAATCAACCGATTGATGTTCCGATTCAAGCGGATGGGGCTTCTGCTTACTTCTCAACCTTACCGATTAAAGCCATGGTTGATAGTATAAAAGCTGCAGGTGTGCCAGCAGCAGTATCGAATACAGCAGGAACATTTGTCTGCAACCACATCATGTACCAAGCTCTTTATCTGACTGAGAAGGAATTGCCAGGAACACAAGCAGGCTTTATCCATGTTCCGTTTATTCCAGAACAAGTTGTCGATAAACCTGAAAAACCGGCAATGAGTATTGAAGACATTGCCAAAGGGCTGACAGCTGCTCTTGAAGCCATGGTTGAATTTCATGGTAAGGAAGATTTAAAAGCAGTAGGCGGCGCAACTCACTAATCACTAAAGATGGACCGAGATTTTGATCTCAGTCCATTTTTTTGATAGACTAGGGGATTATAAGTTCAGCCATCAATGTCTAGCTCCCAAGTCCTGGCCTACTGAAAAAAAGATAAATTTGCCCCATTGCGCGCTTCGCTGCTCATTCAGGGTCAAATTTCCTATTTTTTCATAGGCCAAGGCGGACTTGTCCGCTTTTCTTATTTATAAAAAGACCTAGTATAATGGCATCTCTGGCTCGTTTCTGTTATATTTTAGGTGCAAGTCTTGTAATGGCAGCTCTCGGGGCGGCTGGATTATTAGATTTGCAATGTTTTTATTTAGAGAATCCTAAACTAGCAAGTTTGTTCTCTTTCCAAAATGACGAAGGTCATTTAGTTAAAGTTTTGATCGTCATCGCTGTTTCCTTTACTTTTGTATTAGCTGTATTAACCTGGTTCAATACAGCTAATCCAAAAGTTTGGGAAAACTTCTCTGTCTATCATGAAGAAGTATAGTAAAATAGATGTAATTGCTTTTGAAGGAGTTTTAAGGTGAAAAAAATTGAATTAAGTGCGTTATTTTTAGAAGAACACTTAGACTTGTTCCAGTGTCCGGTTTGCCAACAAGCGTTTGAGGCAGTCATTGGAACAAGTTTGAATTGTGTGGCCAACCACCAGTTTGATTTGTCGAAAAAAGGAACGCTTCATCTTTTGATGAAAGGCGGTCAAAATGATTATGACAAGGATATGCTGACCAGCCGAAAAAATCTAGCTGCGACTGGTTTTTTCCATCCGATGTTGGATGTCGTAAAAGAAAAACTAGAGAGTCGATCGATTGAAGCTGTGTTAGATGTTGGTTGTGGAGAAGGGTCGCATTTACATTATTTAAACCAACAAGGATTGAGTGGGGCTAAAATTGGTTTTGATATTTCCAAAGATGCCATTCAATTGGCAGCCAGTCATTTCTTTGACGACGGCTTTTTTTGTGTAGCTGATTTGGCTCAGTCACCATTCGCCAAAACGCAATTTGACGCCATCATCAATATTTTATCGCCATCTCATTATGAAGAGTTCGATCGTTTGTTAAAGCCAGGTGGTTTAGTGGTGAAGGTGGTTCCTGATTCGGACTACTTGATTGAATTACGTCAACGCTTATATGGGGCAGACGATGACAAGCAGCATTATGAAAATGATTTGGTGATTAATCGCTTTAAAGAGGCCTATCCCGATTGTTTACATGATCATGTGACTTACGAGATTGCTTTGTCGAAAGAGGCATTTTACTGGTTAGTCGACATGACGCCATTAACTTGGCATATGGATGAAGCAAAGCGCCAAGACTTGTTGGCACACCCGCTGGAAAGCATTACGGTTTCCATGTCGATTTTAGTAGGAACGAAGAAAGCCTAACGCTTACATTGATAAAAGTTATGTATAGACATAAAAGGTGTTTACAAGACTATGTTAGCTTGCTATACTGTAACTATCATTTTGTTTCTAGTATCATTGCCATTATACATTAATACAAAATGAATCATCCAACGTATTGGTTCGCCGTGTCTATCACCGAATCTGTACGTTTTTTTGTGTTTTTATTAATGGTATACTATTGAAAAAGGATATGAAGGAAGGTGAGTCAATGATGAATGCTGTTTTAAAAGAAGAGATTAAGGAAGCATGTAAGGAAATCGGTATTGATAAGATCGGTTTTACAACTGCTGATCCTTTTGATTATATGAAAGAACCCCTTTTGGAACAACATGCAAAAGGTCATACATCAGGCTTCGAACATCAAGTCATGGACGAACGACTCTATCCGGAACTTATTTTTGATCAACCTAAATCCATTATGTCGATTGCTTTGGCTTATCCGAGTAAACCACTTGAAAAGCCTGAACGAGTAAAAGGGGAAAGGCGTGGGTCATTTGCTAGAGCATCGTGGGGAACAGATTACCATACGATTTTAAGGGATAAGATGAATCAATTGGTTGATTTTATTCAAGAACGGGTTCCTGATGCGCGCTTTAAGCCGATGGTCGACACGGGAGAGCTAATTGATACGGTTGTTGCTCAACGTGCAGGTCTTGGGTTTATTGGTCGAAACGGTCTCTTAATTACAGAGGAGTTTGGAACTTACGTTTATTTAGGAGAAATTATTACTGATATCCCTTTTGAACCCGATGCTCCAGGTGTTTTTGGTTGTGGGGATTGTATGCGATGTGTGACTGCTTGTCCAACTGGCGCTTTACTCGGTAATGGTGAGTTGAATCCTAAAGTGTGCTTGTCTTTTCAAACGCAAACGAAAGGCAGTATGCCTGAAGAATTTCGTAAAAAAATGGGCCATGTAATTTATGGCTGTGATATTTGCCAACAAAGCTGTCCTTATAATCGGGGCAAAGATTTCCACTTGCATCCAGAAATGGAGCCCGAACCAGACCGCGAAACACCAGTTTTACAACCGATGTTGACCATTTCCAATCGCGATTTTAAAGCGCGTTTTGGTGGCTTAGCAGGCTCTTGGCGGGGCAAGAAACCCTTGCAACGAAACGCCATTATTGCTCTAGCAAACTACCGAGACCGAACAGCTATCCCGCAGCTATTGCAGTTGATGGAACAAGATAGTCGACCTGTCATTCGGGCAACATCGGCTTGGGCGATTAGTCAGATTTTACGAGATGTGACGACGGATATGCTTGATTTTTTCAAGGAAATATTGGAAAAAGAAGCTGATGAAGAGGCCCGTCTTGAAATTGAGAAAGCATTAAAGAAATTAGAAGAATTAGCCGAATAGGCATTGAAGGAGACTTTATTAATGACTAATCATGTCGTTTTATTTGAACCACAAATCCCAGCAAATACAGGGAATATTGCAAGAACTTGCGCTGCTACAAACAGTCCTTTGCACTTAATCAAACCGCTTGGCTTTTCGATTGATGATAAGCATTTGAAGCGTGCAGGACTGGATTATTGGAATGAGGTTGAAATCTACACTCATGAAAACTTAGCGGATTTTTTAGAATTTGTTGGAGACCGCAGACTGTATTTAATTACTAAGTTTGCTGAAAAGACCTATTCAGATGTGGATTATACTGCTGATGAGGATGTTTTCTTTATATTTGGGAAAGAGACAACCGGTCTGCCGGAAGAATTTATGCATGAGCATGAAGCAGATTGCTTACGTATTCCGATGAATGACGAGCATGTTCGCTCGTTAAACTTGTCGAACACGGCTTGTATGATTGTTTATGAAGCACTCCGTCAACAAGGCTTCCCACAGTTAGAAAAAAGCCATGTTTATGAAAATGATAAATTAAAAAAATAGAGAGTGCGATAAAAGGCGTTTAGCCCCGAATCGTTGGACCGAATAAGCACAGGGTGGTCGTAGACCATCCGAGCATTATTTGGGAAACGCATGTCGGGGTTGCCTTTTGGAGCACGTTTTTAAGACGACAAAAGACGTTAGGAATAATTTCCTAGCGTCT
This genomic interval from Jeotgalibaca arthritidis contains the following:
- a CDS encoding methyltransferase domain-containing protein, with protein sequence MKKIELSALFLEEHLDLFQCPVCQQAFEAVIGTSLNCVANHQFDLSKKGTLHLLMKGGQNDYDKDMLTSRKNLAATGFFHPMLDVVKEKLESRSIEAVLDVGCGEGSHLHYLNQQGLSGAKIGFDISKDAIQLAASHFFDDGFFCVADLAQSPFAKTQFDAIINILSPSHYEEFDRLLKPGGLVVKVVPDSDYLIELRQRLYGADDDKQHYENDLVINRFKEAYPDCLHDHVTYEIALSKEAFYWLVDMTPLTWHMDEAKRQDLLAHPLESITVSMSILVGTKKA
- the trmL gene encoding tRNA (uridine(34)/cytosine(34)/5-carboxymethylaminomethyluridine(34)-2'-O)-methyltransferase TrmL, which encodes MTNHVVLFEPQIPANTGNIARTCAATNSPLHLIKPLGFSIDDKHLKRAGLDYWNEVEIYTHENLADFLEFVGDRRLYLITKFAEKTYSDVDYTADEDVFFIFGKETTGLPEEFMHEHEADCLRIPMNDEHVRSLNLSNTACMIVYEALRQQGFPQLEKSHVYENDKLKK
- the queG gene encoding tRNA epoxyqueuosine(34) reductase QueG, translating into MMNAVLKEEIKEACKEIGIDKIGFTTADPFDYMKEPLLEQHAKGHTSGFEHQVMDERLYPELIFDQPKSIMSIALAYPSKPLEKPERVKGERRGSFARASWGTDYHTILRDKMNQLVDFIQERVPDARFKPMVDTGELIDTVVAQRAGLGFIGRNGLLITEEFGTYVYLGEIITDIPFEPDAPGVFGCGDCMRCVTACPTGALLGNGELNPKVCLSFQTQTKGSMPEEFRKKMGHVIYGCDICQQSCPYNRGKDFHLHPEMEPEPDRETPVLQPMLTISNRDFKARFGGLAGSWRGKKPLQRNAIIALANYRDRTAIPQLLQLMEQDSRPVIRATSAWAISQILRDVTTDMLDFFKEILEKEADEEARLEIEKALKKLEELAE
- a CDS encoding DUF979 domain-containing protein, with translation MSAEYITETLVPLLLELFYILIGLQLFYTAFCVLRQKDHPARLGTAAFWILLGLLFAGGKIIPNAISGAFLLAMGALTLFKQVKLGKIESNSDEEQALYAKKFSKKVFLPAVMLAIAAVLIAQFTPFGGQVGIGFAAVLSLVLAMVIFKASPKLTLKESDRMVQQVGTVGILPQLLAALGVLFTTAGVGDVIADMISGFVPEGNRFVGVIAYVLGMVIFTMIMGNGFAAFTVITAGIGVPFVIAQGADPVIAGALAMTAGFCGTLMTPMAANFNALPAALLEMKNPNGVIKAQIPIALVLIVVHIALMYFWAF
- the pcp gene encoding pyroglutamyl-peptidase I, whose protein sequence is MKILVTAFDPFGGEKINPALEAVKLLADEIAGAEIVKLEIPTVFHKSAETMREKALEINPDMILCVGQAGGRFALTPERVAINQDDARIEDNEGNQPIDVPIQADGASAYFSTLPIKAMVDSIKAAGVPAAVSNTAGTFVCNHIMYQALYLTEKELPGTQAGFIHVPFIPEQVVDKPEKPAMSIEDIAKGLTAALEAMVEFHGKEDLKAVGGATH